Proteins found in one Pectobacterium atrosepticum genomic segment:
- the trmJ gene encoding tRNA (cytosine(32)/uridine(32)-2'-O)-methyltransferase TrmJ, translated as MLDNIRIVLVETSHTGNMGSVARAMKTMGLSKLYLVNPLVKPDSQAIALAAGASDVIGNATLVDSLDQALEGCNLVVGTSARSRTLPWPMLEPRECGVRSAQEAEHAPVALVFGRERVGLTNDELQKCHYHVAIPANPEYSSLNLAMAVQIIAYEVRIAHLDRLQAGQPEHEESPYPLVDDLERFYQHLEQTLLQTGFIRPAHQGQVMNKLRRLFTRARPEAQELNILRGILSSVQKTHDE; from the coding sequence ATGTTAGACAATATTCGCATTGTTCTGGTTGAAACGTCGCACACTGGCAATATGGGATCAGTGGCCAGGGCGATGAAAACCATGGGCTTAAGCAAACTTTATTTAGTCAATCCATTGGTTAAGCCTGATTCGCAGGCGATTGCGTTGGCCGCAGGCGCCAGCGATGTTATCGGTAATGCCACCCTTGTTGATTCGCTCGATCAGGCGCTCGAAGGGTGCAATCTGGTGGTCGGCACTAGTGCACGTTCCCGCACTTTGCCTTGGCCGATGCTGGAACCGCGTGAGTGTGGCGTTCGCAGTGCGCAGGAAGCGGAGCACGCGCCGGTGGCGCTGGTGTTTGGGCGTGAGCGTGTGGGACTGACGAATGATGAACTTCAGAAATGTCATTACCACGTGGCGATTCCCGCTAACCCAGAATACAGCTCGCTAAATTTGGCGATGGCGGTGCAGATTATTGCTTATGAAGTCCGTATCGCGCATTTGGATCGGTTACAGGCTGGGCAGCCGGAGCATGAAGAATCGCCGTACCCGCTGGTCGACGATCTGGAACGCTTTTATCAGCATCTTGAACAGACGTTACTGCAAACCGGATTTATCCGACCAGCACATCAAGGGCAGGTGATGAACAAGCTGCGTCGCTTGTTTACCCGCGCCAGACCTGAAGCTCAGGAACTTAACATCCTGCGTGGAATACTCAGCTCGGTACAAAAAACACACGACGAATAA
- the suhB gene encoding inositol-1-monophosphatase yields the protein MHPMLNIAIRAARKAGNLIAKNYETPDAVEASQKGSNDFVTNVDRDAERLIIEVIRKSYPQHTIIGEECGELAGEDPAVQWVIDPLDGTTNFIKRLPHFAVSIAVRIKGRTEVAVVYDPMRNELFSATRGQGAQLNGYRLRSSTARDLEGTVLATGFPFKLKQHSKSYINVVSALFTQCADFRRTGSAALDLAYVAAGRVDGFFEIGLKPWDFAGGELLVREAGGIVTDFVGGHNYLASGNLVAGNPRVVKSILGTIREELSDALKR from the coding sequence ATGCATCCGATGCTCAACATCGCTATACGCGCTGCGCGTAAAGCCGGCAATTTGATTGCCAAAAACTATGAAACGCCAGACGCCGTCGAAGCTAGCCAGAAAGGCAGCAACGATTTTGTGACCAACGTCGATCGGGATGCAGAACGTCTGATCATTGAAGTCATCCGCAAGTCTTACCCACAGCACACCATTATTGGTGAAGAATGTGGTGAGCTGGCAGGTGAAGATCCGGCAGTACAATGGGTTATCGATCCTCTGGATGGCACCACCAACTTCATCAAGCGTTTACCCCACTTCGCCGTTTCTATCGCGGTCCGCATTAAAGGCCGTACCGAAGTTGCCGTTGTTTATGATCCTATGCGTAATGAGCTGTTTAGTGCTACCCGCGGTCAGGGCGCACAGTTGAACGGTTATCGTCTGCGCAGCAGTACTGCCCGCGATCTTGAAGGCACCGTACTGGCAACAGGTTTCCCCTTCAAATTAAAACAACACAGCAAAAGTTATATCAACGTTGTTAGCGCACTGTTCACCCAATGTGCGGATTTCCGTCGCACGGGTTCTGCCGCACTGGATCTGGCCTATGTGGCCGCGGGTCGCGTTGATGGTTTCTTTGAGATCGGTCTGAAGCCGTGGGATTTTGCCGGTGGCGAACTGTTGGTACGTGAAGCTGGCGGGATCGTGACGGACTTCGTTGGCGGCCATAACTATCTGGCATCCGGCAATCTGGTTGCAGGCAACCCGCGTGTGGTGAAATCTATTCTGGGCACCATCCGTGAAGAACTGAGCGACGCGCTGAAACGCTAA
- a CDS encoding ABC transporter substrate-binding protein, translated as MLRKSARSFFLTALLSAPLFSYATQYPLTVTDFDGRSVTIKQEPQRIILQDGRDIMTMALLDRDNPFQRLVAWNNLAKKQDTATWDMLKGKWPESVGILDMGFSDKGNVDLESVLSKQPDLMIAQLRAKAALKESGVIDKLSALNIPVLFVDYEVNPAKDTASSVDLLGKVLNREANAKAYTDFYRKHLDAIQQKTAAITPKPSVFIEPIAGNSDSCCFTHSNSGWGGLIEAVGATNIGSGLLPGASGFVSLEKIISMEPDAYIMTGSKRGNSQVLPLGYGATVEDVRTQANVLLSRTGISQIPAVQAKHVYGIYHHFYNHPYNIVGMEYLAKDIYPQAFASLNPDDTYHHIIQNFTSLPDSDFIFAWKQGE; from the coding sequence ATGTTAAGAAAATCAGCAAGATCGTTCTTCCTGACCGCATTACTCTCCGCCCCACTCTTCAGCTACGCTACCCAATATCCTCTCACCGTTACCGATTTCGACGGCAGAAGTGTCACCATTAAACAAGAGCCGCAGCGCATCATTCTGCAAGACGGCCGCGATATTATGACGATGGCATTACTTGACCGCGATAATCCCTTTCAGCGTCTTGTCGCCTGGAACAATCTGGCGAAAAAACAGGACACGGCAACCTGGGACATGCTGAAAGGAAAATGGCCTGAGTCCGTCGGCATTTTGGATATGGGTTTCAGTGATAAAGGCAACGTCGATTTGGAAAGCGTGCTGTCAAAACAGCCAGACCTGATGATTGCCCAGTTGCGTGCCAAGGCGGCGCTGAAGGAAAGTGGTGTGATTGACAAGCTCAGCGCACTGAATATTCCCGTACTGTTTGTCGATTATGAAGTGAATCCGGCTAAAGATACCGCCTCTAGTGTCGATCTGTTGGGTAAGGTTCTGAATCGTGAAGCCAACGCCAAAGCGTATACCGATTTCTACCGCAAACACCTCGATGCCATTCAGCAGAAAACCGCCGCGATAACCCCAAAACCCAGCGTCTTTATTGAACCGATTGCCGGAAATTCGGATTCCTGCTGCTTCACGCACAGCAACAGCGGCTGGGGCGGATTGATTGAAGCCGTCGGCGCGACAAATATTGGTTCGGGTTTGCTACCGGGTGCATCCGGCTTTGTCTCGCTGGAAAAAATCATCAGCATGGAGCCTGATGCCTACATCATGACGGGCTCTAAACGTGGTAACAGTCAGGTATTACCGTTAGGCTATGGCGCGACTGTCGAAGACGTTCGCACTCAGGCTAATGTGCTGCTAAGCCGCACCGGTATTAGCCAGATCCCAGCGGTTCAGGCTAAGCACGTCTATGGTATTTACCACCATTTCTACAACCATCCTTACAACATTGTTGGTATGGAATATCTGGCAAAAGATATTTATCCTCAAGCGTTTGCCAGCTTGAACCCTGATGACACGTATCACCATATCATTCAAAATTTCACCTCGCTGCCTGACAGCGACTTTATCTTTGCCTGGAAACAAGGTGAGTAA
- a CDS encoding iron ABC transporter permease produces the protein MSTTTEPGIHNTAVDANTIMDNYRAIIRRRVSVMAILLLIIIGSLLLDFTMGPSGLTLDVLWNTLTDPASADAGTRVIVWDIRLPYALMAIIVGLALGLAGAEMQTILNNPLASPFTLGVSSAAAFGAALAIVLGIGIPGIPAQWFISANAFIFALLAALLLDGITRWTQVATSGVVLFGIALVFTFNALVSMLQFIANEDTLQGLVFWTMGSLARASWEKLGVLLLVLVIVMPISLMSSWKLTALRLGEDRAVSFGINVRRLRLATLLRISILSAISVAFVGPIGFIGLVAPHIARMIFGEDHRFYLPASALTGALVLSMASVASKNLIPGVIIPVGIVTSLVGVPFFLSIILRHRGNV, from the coding sequence ATGAGTACAACCACTGAACCGGGTATCCACAATACTGCCGTGGATGCCAACACCATTATGGACAACTATCGCGCCATCATTCGACGCCGTGTGAGTGTTATGGCGATACTGCTGTTGATCATCATCGGCTCGTTGTTGCTGGATTTCACGATGGGACCTTCGGGACTCACGCTTGATGTGCTCTGGAACACGCTGACCGACCCGGCCAGCGCCGATGCAGGCACTCGCGTGATCGTCTGGGATATTCGTCTGCCTTATGCGTTGATGGCCATTATCGTCGGGCTAGCGCTCGGCCTGGCTGGCGCAGAGATGCAAACTATCCTGAACAACCCGCTGGCCAGCCCGTTTACGCTTGGCGTTTCCTCCGCCGCTGCATTCGGCGCTGCACTGGCGATCGTCCTTGGAATCGGCATCCCCGGCATTCCGGCTCAGTGGTTTATTTCTGCAAACGCCTTTATCTTTGCTCTGCTGGCAGCATTGCTGCTTGATGGCATTACGCGCTGGACGCAGGTCGCCACCTCCGGCGTCGTGCTGTTCGGTATCGCGCTGGTGTTCACCTTCAATGCGCTGGTTTCTATGCTCCAGTTCATCGCCAACGAAGACACGCTGCAAGGTCTGGTGTTCTGGACGATGGGCAGTCTGGCCCGTGCCTCGTGGGAAAAACTGGGCGTCCTGCTGCTGGTGCTGGTCATCGTTATGCCTATTTCACTGATGAGCTCATGGAAACTGACCGCACTGCGGTTGGGTGAAGATCGCGCCGTTAGTTTTGGCATTAACGTTCGCCGTCTGCGTCTGGCGACGCTGCTGCGCATCAGTATCTTGTCTGCCATTTCGGTCGCGTTTGTCGGCCCAATCGGCTTTATCGGTCTGGTTGCTCCGCATATCGCACGTATGATTTTCGGTGAAGATCACCGTTTCTATCTGCCTGCCAGTGCACTAACGGGTGCGCTGGTGCTATCGATGGCGTCTGTTGCCTCGAAAAATCTCATTCCCGGCGTCATTATCCCGGTGGGTATCGTCACCTCACTGGTTGGTGTGCCATTCTTCCTGAGTATCATCCTGCGCCACAGAGGGAACGTATGA
- a CDS encoding ABC transporter ATP-binding protein, giving the protein MSQQTASGLRLSHFRAGYPKRQVIRDLSVPQLPRGKITVLLGPNGSGKSTLLRAMAGLNASEGELWLDDTNLMTLPFAQRAEKVVYLPQSLPAGVHLHVLESIIVAQRASGGMHNAEKQDEVMTLLRQLGIEHLALSYLDQLSGGQKQLVGLAQSLIRQPSLLLLDEPLSALDLNYQFHVMDLVRKETRKRNIITVVVVHDINIALRHGDHVLMLQNGNLIADGAPAEVISPESLSAVYGVRGRIERCSQGVPQVIIDGLVSEPTI; this is encoded by the coding sequence ATGAGCCAGCAAACCGCTTCTGGATTACGACTTTCCCACTTTCGCGCAGGCTACCCTAAGCGTCAGGTGATCCGCGATCTGTCCGTGCCGCAGTTGCCGCGTGGAAAGATCACGGTGCTGCTCGGCCCCAACGGCAGTGGAAAATCAACCCTATTGCGCGCGATGGCGGGTCTGAACGCTTCCGAAGGTGAACTGTGGTTGGATGACACTAACCTGATGACACTCCCGTTCGCTCAGCGAGCGGAAAAAGTCGTTTATCTGCCGCAGTCGTTGCCCGCCGGCGTGCACTTGCACGTACTGGAATCCATTATCGTCGCACAGCGCGCGTCCGGCGGCATGCACAACGCCGAAAAGCAGGATGAAGTCATGACCCTGCTGCGTCAGTTAGGCATCGAGCATCTGGCGTTGAGCTATCTTGATCAGCTCTCAGGCGGACAGAAACAGCTGGTTGGGCTGGCGCAGTCGCTGATCCGTCAACCCTCGTTGCTTTTGCTGGACGAACCGCTCAGTGCGTTGGATCTGAATTATCAATTCCACGTGATGGATTTGGTACGAAAGGAAACGCGTAAGCGCAACATCATCACCGTTGTGGTGGTGCATGACATCAATATTGCCTTGCGTCATGGCGACCACGTACTGATGCTACAAAACGGTAATCTGATTGCAGATGGCGCGCCGGCCGAAGTCATTAGCCCAGAAAGCCTGTCAGCGGTCTATGGCGTACGTGGACGCATCGAACGCTGTTCACAGGGCGTACCGCAGGTGATTATTGACGGATTAGTCAGCGAACCTACCATCTAG
- a CDS encoding HAMP domain-containing protein yields the protein MNITQRLLLTFSLMSLALISLVIVTLSLLSGFQSRFEYVQDNAIPSIKDLNNLVDKSNSLVLFLYRHQTTDDDSKLPAIEQDITKNIEEMKVLNEYYLKNNASSEGDRQLTNTAIELTKKLQASLPVFLNASRANQNDIALGLLQGMEGPGKVVRDLIANYRKQFDLNVKMGDDLRQVNKRIYDQTWFGLLSGALLIVLLIGFFAVRTILGIRKSLNNMSQTMENVSTHLNLTIQADDRRKDEVGNTARAFNSLMQRVSSALASVSASSQSVSSAATQIAAGNEDLSSRTEEQAASLEQTAASMTEISETVRQNAENTQQASLLAGNASKISIDSADSVSTMLNTMEHIRNSSGKITDIIALIEGIAFQTNILALNAAVEAARAGEQGRGFAVVAGEVRTLAQRSSTAAREIKDLIDASNSLVSSGVEQASDVGKNMSAMKDAIQQVTDLVNEIAAATEEQSQGISQVHQAVNQMDDVTQQNASLVEEASAASQSLQEQASTLSQLVGQFIVGQIASSSLIPALASVPSGLSAPRLASAKNKNALAQDEAGWQRF from the coding sequence ATGAATATCACGCAACGCCTGCTGTTGACGTTTTCGTTAATGTCGCTAGCACTTATCTCATTGGTTATTGTTACTTTATCATTATTATCAGGGTTCCAGTCTCGTTTTGAATATGTTCAGGATAATGCGATTCCAAGTATCAAAGATCTAAATAATTTGGTGGATAAAAGCAATTCACTGGTGCTTTTTTTGTATCGTCATCAGACCACGGATGACGACAGTAAGTTACCGGCAATTGAGCAAGACATTACTAAAAATATCGAAGAGATGAAGGTACTCAATGAGTATTACCTGAAAAATAATGCTTCCAGCGAGGGGGATCGCCAACTGACCAATACGGCGATTGAATTGACCAAGAAATTACAGGCGTCTTTGCCCGTTTTTCTGAATGCGTCAAGAGCGAACCAGAATGACATCGCTCTCGGCCTGCTTCAGGGAATGGAAGGTCCGGGAAAGGTCGTTCGTGATCTGATCGCCAATTATCGTAAGCAATTCGATCTTAATGTCAAAATGGGCGACGATCTGCGTCAGGTTAATAAACGAATCTATGATCAAACGTGGTTTGGTTTGTTGTCTGGTGCGTTACTGATCGTGTTGCTAATTGGCTTTTTTGCTGTGAGGACTATTCTGGGCATCAGGAAAAGTTTGAATAATATGAGTCAAACGATGGAAAACGTCAGCACGCATCTCAATTTGACGATTCAAGCTGACGATCGACGCAAGGATGAAGTTGGGAATACTGCCCGCGCCTTTAATAGCCTGATGCAACGGGTATCTTCAGCGCTGGCCTCGGTGAGTGCTTCATCGCAGTCGGTGAGCAGTGCGGCAACGCAGATTGCGGCAGGTAATGAGGATTTGTCATCCCGCACTGAGGAACAGGCGGCTTCGCTGGAACAAACTGCGGCCAGTATGACGGAAATTAGTGAAACGGTGCGCCAGAACGCAGAAAACACGCAACAGGCCAGCCTGCTGGCAGGGAATGCCAGCAAAATTTCCATCGATAGCGCCGATTCAGTCAGCACCATGCTGAATACGATGGAACATATTCGCAATAGCTCAGGCAAGATCACCGACATCATTGCGCTTATCGAAGGGATTGCGTTTCAAACCAATATCCTTGCTCTGAATGCGGCGGTGGAAGCTGCGCGTGCGGGTGAGCAGGGGCGCGGTTTTGCGGTGGTAGCGGGTGAAGTGCGCACGCTGGCGCAGCGTTCGTCTACAGCGGCGCGTGAAATCAAGGACTTGATTGATGCTTCAAATTCGCTGGTGTCTTCGGGGGTTGAACAAGCCAGCGATGTAGGGAAAAACATGTCGGCGATGAAAGATGCGATCCAGCAGGTGACGGATTTAGTTAATGAAATCGCTGCGGCGACGGAAGAACAAAGTCAGGGTATCAGCCAGGTACATCAGGCCGTTAACCAGATGGATGATGTGACTCAGCAAAACGCCTCATTGGTCGAAGAGGCCTCTGCGGCCTCGCAGTCGTTACAGGAACAGGCGAGCACATTGAGCCAACTGGTGGGGCAATTTATTGTGGGACAAATCGCTTCATCGTCGCTGATCCCCGCTCTTGCTTCTGTACCGTCCGGCCTATCTGCACCTCGTCTTGCCTCCGCGAAGAACAAAAATGCGCTTGCTCAGGATGAAGCGGGCTGGCAGCGTTTTTAA